CTTTGATGCTTGAGCTTTCTCTTGGTGAATCACTCGTCGTTTaatccttttcattttctactGCGCCGTAACCTCAGTGAGTTGAAGTGAGTTTTAGATTCTTCAACAAAATCTTGTAAAAAGTACAATGACTTCTAGGTGATTATTCTATCTTGTCAAATATGTTTATGGATGTTTGTATCTACAACAGGATGTATTCACGAAACAACTAAAGTTCAACGCCATCCATAACAACGAGGTCAAAGAGAGTTCTTCCTGCTCCCTCCCATCAGTCAGGGCTCAGCAGCTTTGTAAATGAGGTTCAAAAGTAAATTCTCAGCCATGGGCAGTAGAGCCTATTGGGAAAAAGCTAATGGTGAGATAAAACACTTAACACGTATGTCCATAGATCTGAAGCCTCATTTCCATGTTTCAGAAACTACTTCCAACTACAGTCTACCTTTGTGCATCTCACCTGTGACCACAAGAGGGAGACAGGCCTCTAGTGTTAAGTCAGGACTCTTTTCACACACAAGGCATACCACATGCTACACATACTACATTGCTAAAACAATGAGGGAGAAGAGAACTGACCTGGTTCTCCCTGCACACTGTGGGAAACGCTCTGCAGCCTTAAACTTCGGAGCAGAGTCCTGCTGAGCTGCCCAGTCGCAGGAGCAGAGGCAGGAGAACCAATCATGGCATGATGTGACCTTTAGACTGCGAGGGGGTTTCCTCAGCTgcaaggaaacacaaagagtCAGAGGTCACATTCAAGATTATTGGAACAATATGTGTTGCTCTGTGTGGGGATTTTCAGAGGGTCTGttaatgtggagaaaaaaatgaagcaacaacacagaacacactCAGTATTTAGGAATGTATTAGCTTgtagtgtatttatttatagcCAGGCTAGACATGTGACTCTAAGGCAGTAATGTCATTCACTTGGTCTGTCAGTCCAGTGCTTTGATCCTGAGAGAAATATCTTTCATAAGTAAATCCAGGATTTACGCTAACAAAGAACGCTAATCATACAGATTTGTATTGTTTAACTTAAAGTGTATAGCATGGGACTGAGTCAGCTTTTTGCGAGACATGCAGAGATACAGGAAGTGAAACTGCTGGTAGCAAAATGGACTCTTTTTTTGGTGGAATCCTAATTTTAAGAGACAAATAGCAAAGTTGTCAAtccatcagttttgttttctggcaCGTCATGAGCACGTAATGTATATGAATGAGCAGGTTGGCTTTTGTTTGCtatgtaattattttcttttggaaaGAAAGGACGTTACAGGGCAACCATGAATTTTGGACAAGCTGCTGTCAattgttttactttgaatttGTGGCACTTTTTATTAGTCTAAACAGTGTAAGTACTGCTGTGTTTGAAGCAGTTTAACTACACAACTGAAAATACATTCCTGCTCACTTCTAACACACAAGGCCCTGAAACTGGAGAGCATTCATCAAGCTTTTTAAGTGCAGTGAGTTCAAAGCTGCATCGCTCTGCAGGCACATCATCTGACATGTGACATATACATTCAGTGCTCTGACCTCAAACTTGTTATATTCCATaggctgtttttgtgtctctgttaaGTGTGATTACTGTGCCTTTGATGAAAACAGTGAATCATATCATCGTATTTGTTCTGCAGCCACAGTCAGGATGTGCAGCATAACtgtttgtactgtactgttcCCTGTAAACAAGCACGTGTCATTGGTCCGGCTGTAAATACAAACTGGATCACATTCACAAACttacaaaaataataacactgGCTGAATATTTACCACATCACGAGAAAGTTTTATTCCCTTAGTGGCTGCTGTATAGCTGCTATGCAGTCCTCATTTTTGTAGCTGATCTTATGCTGatgtgacagtgaaacaaaCCTTTGGTAATAGGCTGAGAGGCCTGAAGGAGAATATGAACTCTACCAGCTGACTGaatcaaaaacacagcaaactaTAAACTCAGATGGACGAACATATCACACAAACCTTTGTTGACTGACATATTAAATAAGGTAAATGTGTTGACATCACATTAAACAGTACTATAGTTTTCTAACAGACTTTTTTCTcagcatatttctttttttggcatCCTTGTCATCTGCAAACCTTAATGGAAAATCTATGgactatatttatatttatttatttgtactatatgttattttctttgtggtcTAGTAAATATTATTGTATTTGTACAATCCAAACTTTTATCGAGCAAAGCTTTTTGCGTTTCTTAattattcttcttttcttgGAGATGTCTAAGAAAATATAAAGCAGACAATGTGGCAAAGGAATGTTTTGGTGTTTGTATTATTTCAAAAATCATATCACAGACTGGCAGCTGCAGTGGCCAAACTGAAAAGagaatatatttacatttgGAGATATCCTAAATATCTCCTAACTGCATTTACGGTTGTCACAAGTATAACCATTTACCATCATTTTTTACAACGTTGCTGTTTGCCGTTTCATAGTTGCGCCATCACCGACAGCAGTGAAGGCAGCACTGCCGGAAGCCAACCAAAGAGAAACACTGCGCATGCTCGGAGCATCCTCCACCCGGTCGGCATGGTGAGACCCGCTGCAGAGCAGGTGCTGATGCGTAGAAATCCATCTTTCTAGCGCAGATTTCTAAAACCAATGCCAGAATATGTGGGGACTTTTGACTTTGCAGGTTATCttcccaccctcctcctctcctggtGGCTCTATGGGTGGGAGTAGGGGGtgcaggggtggggggggcaccTTATGTAGGAGGGAGTGGGGGTGGATGCAGCTTTATCAGTAGCAGGTTGCCTCTGATGATCCAGTTCAAACTAGTTGTGCTTTTCATAAGCGACTGCGGCTCTGCGAGGTTCCTCACTTCTACAAAAGAGACTGAgaaccaaaacatttttcacatgtTCTCTGGACTTCagtgaaataataatatattctCATGGGTGTGAGCCCACCATGTGCCAGAGATGCGCAGTAATGGTGCTGTTTAGACTTTATTGGAACAGACATGGACCCTATTGTTTCCCCTTTGTATTCAACTGACTAAGATTCAACCCTGACATGTATATATGATTaccgtctttttttttcttcatctttgaTTGGTGGTGAAACTATGATCATAAACTGTACGAGTCTACTAAAGCTTCATCACTCCCTAATTACAAGTATATTGaagatgtcaaaataaaagcacacaaaaGTAATGGCAGCACTCTTGTTCATGAAAGCTTGACTCTGTATAATAACAGCCACGGTTAATTACAGGGAGTGTCGGGGGACAACAAAGGACCAGATCGagcatcatcatcttcatcatcaggcacagcaccaccaccaccagcagcagcagcaccaccacagTCGTGCGTAAAGCCGGTATTGTCATCGCTGGTGCTTTTAGTGCATGATGCGAGTCGCCGGCAGATAGGCTAATGGGAGGTTTCAGATGCGCAGTAAGGCGAGGTATAATCTTCATGTTAGTGGTGATGTATGACAGGAGCAGGGTGACAAAGCTAAGGGAAGCCGTGGAGGAATAACTGCAGTGCagcagagctgtcagtcaacGCGCAGAGGAGGCTGCACACAGCCCACTGCGAGTCTGTGGTGTGCAGCAACTGGCCAGACACTGGTGCGACCACCAGCTGAAATTAAAGCTTCGTGGTGTCATTAAAACGTCGAATTATATCAGAATGTGAGTGCACATGTCTTAGGTTCAGGGTCTTTTCTTGCCTATCGCTTCATTGTCACAAGAGCCTTCGTATCTGCGCAACAGCAGACACATCCACCGATATAATACATTTAGGAGCTCTGCCAGATTCCAAACCTaattattttcacctcaaattTAATTAGAAACCCTATTAAAAATTATAAATAGCATATATTTTTCTATATATCTTCCTGTTACCAggatttcctcctgtttgacgCATCGCCCCCGCTTTACCTTGCGCCTTTGTGCTGCCTATCGCATCTTCTACAGCCATGGTATCTCAACAAAGCGGGGTCCTCCTCATTGTAAGACATTATGAAGACAAACCTGCTCAGAAACAACCTCTCTACGCAATCTCACCATCACACCCCCTCCTCACGGGCCCCACATCCCCAAAATACACATTTCGCCGGCACACATAAGCCTGTTCAGATGCAGCGAGAACGAGTGTGTCgcgctctccctcctccctcgtCCATCAACATCTAACGGTGCACCGCATCCACCAATCTGTGCAACGAGAGGACCACCCCAACCCCTGAACCTGAATCTACCCGCCCTGTCCGCTTATAAATACTGCTTGAATCACACCGGCAAGTCTTGGTCGTCAGAAACGCTCAGGGTTGCAGCAGAACATCCCCTTTCGTCTTATCCCCTTCATcgtttctctgttttttaagAAAAATCTCACGCATCAtccattttcattctcattctTCCCGCTTTTTTCCGAACTGTAGTTGTTTATTCGCGGCCAGTTGCATGCATTTTTCGTCTCCCAAAATGGTTTGCGAGACTAAAATTGTTGCGGACGAACACGATGCTATACCTGGGACCAAAAAAGAGTCGATCATGTGGAGCTCTCCTCCGTCCAGCGCGGCTCTGAACCCCGCCGAGGCCAAGGATGTGAGGAAAGATGCGGTTTTTATCCGCGAGTTCGAGCGCGGGGATCAAGAGGAGGTGCGCCGCATCTTTTACGAGGGTATTATGGAGAGGATACCCAACACGGCGTTTAGGGGGCTCAGGCAGCAGCCCAAGACCCAGTTTTTATATGCTCTTCTGACAGGTAAGTACCCTCATTACTTTGCATCAGGTAGCCTATGTGCAGGCTTATTTATTCCCATGAAAGTGTTTAGACCCAGTTTTctaaggacagaaaaaaaaacactttaatatAATTCATAACATTATTTATGAATGTAGTAATTTGCAAGCTCTCATCGCAGGGTAGGCTAATGTCTCTGTTCCGCTTTCGTTTTCATTCCGAATGTGATTCAGGCTATTTGAGGAACTGGTCTTAAATCTCACACAATCTAACGTTTCTCTGCACTATCTGGCCCTGTAGGCGATGTACAGTTAAGTTGAAATCTGTTGCAACGCCACACTGTGCCATCGTGGCTCTCTTTCCGCCGGCACACACCGGCATGTTGCCCATCATGCAACAAAAGGCATGGCCAGGCGCATGGTGCATGTGTATAAGCCGGCGAGCCTGCTGATGATGTGATGACATGCCGGTGccgtgaatgagtgagtgaatgaatttGAGGATTGGTCCACTGGGTGCGCGCAcgtacccaaaaaaaaaaaaaaaaaagacactccGCCGCGCCATCCCAACACATCCATTAAAATCCCCCGCGGCGCGCACACGCACCGTGCGAGCACCCCCACGcacccctccccacccctccgCCTCTGCACAGCAGCCAATGCGCCAGTCATGCACTGAACTCgttctgttttgttgatgtTGCCGGCGCAAATAAAAGCCTCATGCGTCGTGAGCGCTGCCGTTACGCACGTCGAAACCAACCAGTTACAATCTCAAAATCTATGTAGTTCTGCCATGAAAACTCTGTCAATGTGGCGTTAGTTAGAGTTGTGCTTTAGACACAGTAGTTCTGCCTGTAataacacataaacaaattATATCCAATTGCTGTTTCTTTGTGGACAATTAAATTCTGTCTTTTAGAGTGAGAAGTCATTACCCTCTACATTCCAGCGCTGATGTTTCGCACCACGCTGGGGTGCTGTGGAGTAAACTAACTACTAGGTTATTGCATGCCACGCAGCAACATGCTATGCAGCATCCAGCCTGCTTATTTGTGTTTCCCTTTGCGCCCCCCAGCGTCACATCCGACTAATTACTCCAACGTGGACTGTACTGGTTTGATGAATTCAGTACTAGCATGAAGTCTCCTCTGAAAACTCAAAATATTCTTTTATCATATATATCTGTACTAATGTGCCTTACTTCACAGTCTGATGAATGCTACTTTGCCGCCTTGTGTAAAACTAATCCTGATCTCTCTATACCAAAGTGTTGATATTGTACCATTATAAAAGAATCTGATGCAACTGTTTCACTTACTGATGCTTAAAAATGTCGTACTGAAtctgctctttttctgtctgtgtctgtgtggggtcAAATTCCGCCAAAATCAAACATGTGATTCTCTTTTCTGACAGGTTTCgtttatttttcttccatttctccATAGTAATGTGCTTTTTCGTGACCAAATCCGTCACGCTGACCTGCTGTGCACCCCTCATTCTCATGGGTGCGCGCTACTACTACAGCAAGAAAGTTATCCAGAGTTATTTGGACTGTGCTCTGCACACGGACATGGCTGACATAGAGGCTTATTACATGAAACCCACAGGTAAGACGTGGGAGAAACCTCACTGTTCTCACTGTAGTGTGAATAATAAGATAAATACACATTGTCCGGTTTGTCATTTGGCAATGCTCCACCACCAGTGTTACTTTAAAAAGTAAGAGAGAGGACTGATGATAAAGATGCTGTGTAAAAACACTCCATCCATACTCCATAAAAGTTAAGATCTGTAACTTTGCCACAGCAGGAGGAATCAAAGAAAAAGCCCCCAAATAACTATTACAGGTAGTGTGACTGACGCATACTTGAAACTGTAAAACGTGGCTGGGGCGAGGGAGTCTTCAGGCAATGCAGAGGCAGCTCATCAAATATGCAGGTCGTCTCTCTGCTTCCCTACTCCTCCACCCTTCTttcccacccctcctccctgtctctttctccactCCTTCCCCCACTTGCTTCCTCTCTGAGCTCCACTTGGTCACAGgcggggtgggggtgtgtgcaTCACAGGGCAATTGATCGCATGGAGGAAACTGCTGATACACTTTCTGCAGTACACACGGTGTCGGCAAGGCTCATTTCCTCCACTAAAGCTTCTAAttggaaaaaaatcaatccacCTCCAGTGTCATCTCAAactattcattttattcaggAGTTCAGTTTTGGGTTTGAGCGATGGCCGACCGCAAACACGTCGCACATTTTCACACGTTCCCCCTGCCTTTTAACTTCTTGGATTTATCCCCTTTTAACCCAACGGCAATATAAACGTGGGCGATATAAAAAGCAGGTGTTGGTTAAGCCAGTCAATTGCCCTCcattgtctctttctctctgacattgTGCCCTCTGGCCTGGTAATCCACTGCATACACAATTGCAATTTAGCATTCCCATTATTGGTGCAGGGCCGTGATGGTTTAGAGGGGGTCAGGCACCACTGCTCTTGGACAATGCTAATGATTCTATCCATGCAAACTGAATGGGCCCAGGGGGACGAACACCTGGGCACCAGCATGAAGTCCTGATGGAGAGGCACCTCTGACGTCACtgtcatttgttgttgtgtgtgtgtgtgtgagtgtgtgtgtgtgtgttaagtgtgtACAGGATGGCACATAGCATGTAGGAGTGTGTGATTATGTACAGAATGCAGCATTTGGTGCTCAGCAGAGCACTTGTTGAACTTAAAGGCCCAGGCTTCTTTGAACAATCGGGTTCTACATGAACACATCATTTTCTGCCCACATTagaacagttgttttttttttttacatgagagATTTCTGTGGTTCAAAGTGGGCGGGGCTCAGCTGGAAAAGGGTGATGTCATGTATTTCCCTACACCAATCAGATTCAGGACAGCTGTCAGATTGTTTGCTTGTGCTAACCACTAAATTGATCAAATCGCTCCTGAGTTTTTCCTGATAAATAACACCTGaggatgattttcttttttccaaaacaaTTACTTTCATTTTTGAGAAGCTCTGAAGCCGAGTTTTCAGGACCTTTAAGTCTGTGTTTAGTGAATGTCAGTAGGGGAACCAAGacttaataataatgacagcTAAAAGTCTATTAAAGGTGTGTATGAAGTGTGTATGAGGGTATGACAGGGACGCCTGAGAGTACATCTGAACATGTGTGGGTGCCGTTGAGGGAAGCGGCGCATGAATGTATGGGTCTGTGTGCTTTGAGAGAGCATTTACTAAATGCATGGGGCTTCATCTTTCTGaacttaaaacactttttaatcagtgtttaaTAACTGAGGTGTCCTGGCGCGGATGATAAATCGGAGCGTcacaaaatgttaatgttgttttgCTGCAGCCCAGCAATTAATCATGTTAAAGGAATAACACTCATAACACTGCAGCAAGGAAGAgagaaccaaacacacacagacagagagagagagagagagagagagagagagagagagagaagatgccCTTAGTAACCcattctttacat
The sequence above is drawn from the Toxotes jaculatrix isolate fToxJac2 chromosome 23, fToxJac2.pri, whole genome shotgun sequence genome and encodes:
- the nat8l gene encoding N-acetylaspartate synthetase isoform X1: MHFSSPKMVCETKIVADEHDAIPGTKKESIMWSSPPSSAALNPAEAKDVRKDAVFIREFERGDQEEVRRIFYEGIMERIPNTAFRGLRQQPKTQFLYALLTVMCFFVTKSVTLTCCAPLILMGARYYYSKKVIQSYLDCALHTDMADIEAYYMKPTGSCFWVAVLDGRVVGIVAAQGREDDNTVELRRMSVDSRYRGKGIAKALGRRVLEFAVRNNYAAVVLGTTAVKLAAHKLYESLGFRRTGQSEDYRLPGMSRSPLERLFFQIRYSRYRLQLREE